The DNA window ACACCACGTTTAGAAGTTTAGAATTTTTCAACTACTGCCCTGTCAAAGGTGCTGTTTtagatcgacacaaaatttagTTTGTGATGATGAACTTCAAATGTGCATAGTAGTTAAACAGTCCATCGTAGAGCAAGGTACATAATTTAACTGGGGTTTAGTGAAATATACAGATGCACGAATTTATAACATTATAACTTTATTTTGATAAAATATTAGATAACCAGTTAAGCAGATATGTTATTACAAAACTGCCAGATTAATagaaaaaacatgcaaaatgtTTATTCTGTAAAAAAGAATATTTAGGTACACAACTTTCTATTTCAATATGATTCATATTTTGTTTACCTGAAGCAGTAATAACTTGTTCACCATTATTATAGTTAGCATAAAAGCAGATAATTCAAAGGCACAATATTACTTATGAATTACTATTTAGACAGACTAGTCTAAAGTTATCTACAAGCTTTATGTATCATTCAAAAGTTAACGCAGAGTCACACAAAATGGCTGGGAAACCATGTCACGGGTTTTCCTTAAGGATCATTGCTGTCGCTGTGGGGAGGCCATGTGGCTTAACACACTTCAGAACCAGGATCCACAAATGTTATAGTGTGTGCTGTGAGTGGTTCCCAGACCTGGGGTTCTTCATATGGACATTGAGTCGCCTGACCGAGATCTCTGAGGCGCCTCCTAATGATGTCACTGCTATCCGGCATGTCAGAAATAGCATAAATGCCCACAGAGCCATCCTGGAATCCCACATAGACACATAGTTCGTCTGAGAGCCTCAGGGTGGAGGGGAATGAACCAAGGCGGAGCCTCCCCACCTTCTTTCCATTGGATATGTCAGCCACAGAGAGTGTTGGCTTGCAATGGAGGTCACAGGCACACTCAGTGGGGTCAGGCATACAAATGTACGCAATGTAGCGTCCAGCAACGTCCATGCTAACCAGCGTGAGTGGGGTCTCAGCCTCTAACAAACACAGTCTCCCATTTTGGGTGTCCAGGATGTTAATGGTCGTTCCAGTAGTGGACAGAACAACATACTTTCCATCTGAGGAGAACTGAAATaagtctggctggtccagaagAGTGTGAGGTACCTGAACATGCTGGAAGATGGTTTCTTCTGTGACCTTCCAAGTAAACAGGTAGCCAGAACTGCTGAGCACCAGCACATAGTCAGGATGGTGCAGCAGAGGTTGGAAGGCTACTACAGCTAACTTGCTGGAGCAGGAGAACTTTTTGTTGGTACAGCCAGACCACAGGCTGATGGCCAGGAGGTCGTGCTTGTGAAGGCCCAGGAGAAAGGTGCTCTCGGCAGAGATGGCGGCGTTTCTCAGGTGCAGGTGAATGCTGCATACAATGTGGCCGCTGTTCAGATTCCAAACCCGAGAGAGGCCTCTCTGGCACAGTGACACCACAAAGTTGCTGTTGGGTGTGACGAGCAGATTGGAAATGGGATTGCTGCCCCGTACGCGATGGAGATTCTGCCCCGTGTCTGTCCGCCAGACATAGATGTCCACTGCGGATGCAGAGACAAGATGCTCGCAGTCTGGAGAGAGGGCAAATGTCTTTATACGTCCCTCATGCTTGAAGCATGCCCCAGCTCTCCCGCTAAGCATGTCCCACCTCCACACCAGCTCAGTGCCATCTGCAGTGTAAAAGTGACCTCCAGTTGGTTCCAAGTGGATCTTTTTCACCTTTATACCAGTTCTGGAGATCGCAGAGGCCCGCCAGATCAAGTCCAAGCCCCAAGCAGTGAGTACTCCATTAGCAGTAATGGCTAAAAGGGTTGACTCCTCTTTGAGGAACTTAATCACTTGGGTGTCACCAACATCTAGACTCAGAACGCATTGACCAGTGGTCGTCTTCCACACCAGTAGAAATGGACAATCCTCCAGGGAAGCAATGATAAGATGGCCCCCTTTAACTAGCGTGGCTCGAGTGAAAGCCTTGCCTGCAGGTACGCTAAACTGCTCTTCCATTGTCCAGTCACTAGTGTCCCACAGCCAGACTTGGTGTTTCTTACAAATGACTAAGGCTTTGTTTTCATGTGAGTGTTCAGTATTTAAGACAACATCTTGGTCCTCAGTAAAACAGCAAGATTTCTTAAGCTTGGGATCAGATATGGTTTTCATATCCCATACAAAAACACTCCCAAAGCTGTCCACACACACAAGTTCATTCTCATTATGAAAGTGAATAGAAATAACAGAGCCTCCCTCTGGATTGAAGCATGTGGAAAGTTGATGTTTCCTTTGAACATCAAACAGCAAGACCTTGCCTTCATCCTGTCCACATAGGATGAGAAGGCCATTAGGGGAACATGACATGCAGCTCACTCTGGATTGGCAGCATAGTGGGGGGAGTCCTGCTCCTGTGTTTATATCGAACATACTAACATGACTAGTGTCTTTGTACCACACAAACAATATACTGTCCGACACAAAGAAGCCTTCAACTTGGAGTCTAGTGCCTCGGCCCGTGTGTGAGTCAGGAAGGCTGCTCTCAGAGTTTACTTCACAAATGCACGAGGGGCCAGGAAAGTGACACAAGAAGAGCCTCCCACATTGTGTTGACAGCAACAGAAAATCCTGTGCACTTCGGCCACCTGAAAATTCCAAGTTTGATAAGTGAATGTGCTGAAAGCCTCCTGGGATATGCTCATTCCAAGCCCAAAGGGACCCATTCTGGAGAATTATCAGTAATGTGTTGCATTGAACATCTAACACCTGCACGACGGGGGAAGGGTCCACATCCAACAGCATCCAGCGCGTTGAGGGCACTGTGGTGATGGAGGAATGAACCACGGACAAGCTATTGTTTTTCCTGCCTTCCTCAAAGACCTGTTTTATGTAGCATTCAAGACTAGGTACAACATCAAGGAATGGGAGAAGCTTAGCCTGGATCACCATAGGCAACTCTTCAGGGCAGTCTAGGAGCAGGCAGACTGAGTCTTTAAAGATGCTGGCAAGAAGTCGAAGCTCTTGGTGGAAGACAAGTAAGGAAGCGTCTTGTAGCTCTGAGACTAATTCTTCCAGCCGACCTGCCTTCAGCATCGCCTCATGGAACCCAAAAGACATCACAGTCCTTCCCAACTCCTCCAACCTCCTGCCTGCTTTCATTTGGAAGAGAAGCTCCAGAATCTTCCTCAAGTTTACTTGCACAAAGCGTGATAAGGGAGACTCAATGAGCCAAGGCTGCCCAGGGTGTTGCCTGTCAATGTAAACTTTCTCTGGTATTATTTGAGGAGCAGGCTGGGAGTTTGACTGCTTGATGGTATCCCTGCTGACAATTAGTGACTTAGCTCTACCATACGCCCAGCGTCCACTGAAGTAGTCTGCTAACACAGTGTGGACTTCTTGGGTTACTTCATCTGAATTCATGTAGAGCTTGTTCACGGCTAGTGGGAAATGTCTGCTGGCCCAGAAGAGCACCTTGCATCCAGCCACATACCTCCTCAGGAGAAACCCCCTCAGGTCAATGAGCAGGCCCTCTACTGCAGTCTCTGGGACCCTGAATTTATATGGTGGGGTTTCTCCACAAGGCAGgtattgagaaagcactctgttGTCTGCAGATAGGACATCAGTTAACTCAGCCTCTGTGAGGCCCAGCCTGGATACGGTGAGATAGCACATCGCTCTGGAGACTAACTCTGTCCCGTGTTTCTTTTCAAGCCTGCCTAGGAATATACCGATGTTGTTGTGGACTCCTGTGGTTATGGAATGCTCAGTGACCTCTGTCTCGGATCCCCACTCACACACTTGCCTGTGGAGTAATTCAACATACATCATGAGAGGACAGTCTTCCAGGGCTTGACCCACATATATCTGCTGTCCTGATGTGATCCTCCTGTTGTAGTCAAACAGGAGGTCTGTGAGCATCTGGGTGAGTTTCCTCTTCTGTTTCAGGCCCAGCTCCAAGAACAGAGAAGATTTTGAGTACAGAGCCATGAGGGTCTGAAGGGTTGCTGACTTTTTAGGTGTTGTGGAAATAAGGAGTTTGACGTTGGAAAGTAAAGACTGTGGAAGCCATGTGAGATTGCAGGACCCGTCTTCCTCATGACCCAATTGGTCCAGCCCATCAAGGATGAGGACTAGAGGACGTTTTGATGTGGAAGTCCTAATCAGGAGGTCTGTAAAGTATTCAACCAGTTGACTGAGTGACTGGAATGCTTGGAGGTGAGGCAGATCTAGGCATCCTGCTGTGATTTGGTGACACACACTGATGAGTAGCTCTTTCAGAGTGCTGCCCCTCACAAAATAAACCACCACCAAAGGGTGTTTCCCGTCCATCCAAGTTTTCACCTGCAAAGAAACAAATCTGTTGAAAATGGTGTTTAACTACTGAATAGTATAGtgtagggctgccactaacaacTATTTTTCTAGGGATTAATCTAGTGACTATTTTACCGATTGGTCGATTAAtcttcctccagaaaatcaaattGACCATTTACTTGACATTATTTTCACCCGCAAAGCAGAATAGTAATATGCCTATAATATTAATTAGAAGTGTATTGTGATGCACAAAAGTTAGTAATATGTATTAATTCATCGTATCTTTATGCTCATTAAATTCGGTTAGCGGAAAacgccacatgctactgttttggtaaatcatgaaAGCGATAAGCACTGCAGTCGTAGTGAAGAAAGGGAAACTCAGCAGCCATAACATACTGTGGTTAATCTAGGTAAAaagatggtggggggggcagtactTTCTGCAGaaatagttttcatttttatttcagttcacaaatttattttcttttatttagtgtccattttcattttaattttagcttACAATAACAATATTCCTCCCATTGAGCCCAATGTGCACGAACACACACCGGGACCATCAATCGATGTAAAATAAGCCCAGACTTTAGCCaaaacattttcacaaacacCTATTCAATGGAAattctaaggtagcaggcagacGGTTTTATGGCTTTAATGATGAGTGAACTTAGCAGCTACAAGAACAAAAGATATTTAAAAGCTCTCCGttctaatggtaatttaataaacacagacagacagcacttCTGTGGGTTTTGCCAACTCTGGAGGTCCATCATCCAGAATAGCgtctgtgtgttttctcttcagGTGCTCATGCATAGCGCTAGTGCGCTAgaactttgcacagtgtaaaaccTCCTTTTTGTAATCTGATCatttgaactactcccataattatGTACTAATGTtgaaggaaaacatttgttataaagagtgaactttttttttaatgaaagaaATGATGCgtcgatttaaaatattgatattgATGCATTTTCAGCGTCGACGTCATCGCCTATGTCGACTAATCGCGGCAGCCCTAGTACAGTGCAATCTGTGGATGTTCTGGAACAACTCGATAAAACAACCGATAAAACATGCATGCAGTCTAACATCTATGACATTTATATCATCTGAAATGATCAGGAAACTAGTGGAAACTGGGAAATAGTGATTGACTTACCTGTGTGGCACAGTGAGCCAGAAGCACGGTTTTGCCCGCGCAGGGTCGCCCACTGAGGATGAGCGGGTATTTCGTATCGCTCTGCTCCAGATATGATTTTACATCTTGGACCTCCGGACTTTCCACCTTGTACAGACGAGAGTAGACATTGCAGAGATCCCACTGCTGGAGGAGGTCCTGGAAGAGGGGGTCGTTGGCGTGTGCCTGGTCCCTAACGAGAGTGCGGTTGATGATGTCCTGCAGGTCAGTGTAGAGCTGCTGGCACAGGACATCGGTGTACTGCTTCCTGGCCTCTGTGTCCTCCTCATCTGGGCTGGATGTGTAGATGAGGATCTGCCTGGGAGCAGCCAGGCTTGGTAGTAACTGCTCCTGAAGATAGATCAAGGGGTTGTTGAGAGAGGCCTGGTCCGGGGGGTCCGACACCAAGCCCGACTCAGCTTCTCCGGTCGCCTCTCCGTGGTCGTTCATGTCAGCGATCTTGTGGACATAACAGAAGCACCTCTCGACATCTTCAAGGGGACGGTCCTCCAGTGCAAATCTTAGTTCGCTCTCTAGAgcttgtggggggggcgggagagTGTGTTAAAAACCTTTAATTGTCACCATCCAAACTCTACTATATGACTGACTGGAATAAACACTGATTCTCAGCACATACCAACTTAGCatgaaaaacaagcaaaaagaTGAATCTACGTTAATCATCAGCAGCCATGACAGAGCAGCACAGTGACCGGCTTCCCCTCACCCGAGGTGAAGTACTTCCGTGCCTTTTCAGAGGTCAGAATCCTTTCCTGAACGCATCGTGTCACAACGGTCTGAAGGATCATCCTAACATCCTCATAGGCCGCCTCTCTCTCCTCACGTTCTTCACCTGCCTGAGGAATGTCGTGCGTGAACTGAGCTGAAACACTGCCTGCTGAGATGGTGCCACTGTGGAGATATTTCGGTGTCTAAGGTGATGCTGATATGTAAGCCTACCTGTAGGAAGAAGGAGGCGGGGATGGCGTTGTCATCCCTGCGGTACCAGCGCTCTAGAGTTTTCGTGCTCAGCGCCATCTGCTGGCATGTCCATAGCACTGCCTGAAACTCTGAGACCTCTATCTGTGTGGGTAGGCCTGCACTGCCATACCGCTGCCCCAGcagggcctgccccccccccccaaaaaagagaAACATGTTACATGGCTTTGATAATTCaaataataaatttaaatttattattgAACACATGATACATTGAGAGCATGGAAATGGAATCACCACAAAGAAGGGGCCGGCGGATGAGACCCGGCACTCCTCCAGAAGCTGCTGTCGGGCCCTGGGCCCTGGAGGCCCTTGGCATCCAGGGCTCTCGTAAGGGTCGATCacctggggggggaggaggtcATCTCAGTCTCAGTAGGTATGTCGGCCCTCCATATCCATGGAATCCGAATACGCGGATTCAACCAACCGTGGATCGGaaatatttgaaaaaacaaATTCCAAAgttccaaaaagcaaagcttCAACTTGCCACGAGCCAAGCACTATGTTTAATCTATGCAAATGAAGTACTGTGTAGTTAtgggtctttgtgtgtgtgtgagatagagaatacatttaattttctATATATACTAAGCATGTCATAATATCTTAAACAATACAGTAAAACAACTATTCACATTGGATTAGGTATTATTAGTTAGATGATTTGAAGTT is part of the Paramormyrops kingsleyae isolate MSU_618 chromosome 17, PKINGS_0.4, whole genome shotgun sequence genome and encodes:
- the LOC111833849 gene encoding NACHT and WD repeat domain-containing protein 2 isoform X3; translation: MLGVLDLDITEGFLSGCQEQQRVQPCRRLHHTLLSDRISTYAAFCCLRWKTLQEFPRSPVSKYTCAQTQKVIDPYESPGCQGPPGPRARQQLLEECRVSSAGPFFVALLGQRYGSAGLPTQIEVSEFQAVLWTCQQMALSTKTLERWYRRDDNAIPASFFLQAGEEREEREAAYEDVRMILQTVVTRCVQERILTSEKARKYFTSALESELRFALEDRPLEDVERCFCYVHKIADMNDHGEATGEAESGLVSDPPDQASLNNPLIYLQEQLLPSLAAPRQILIYTSSPDEEDTEARKQYTDVLCQQLYTDLQDIINRTLVRDQAHANDPLFQDLLQQWDLCNVYSRLYKVESPEVQDVKSYLEQSDTKYPLILSGRPCAGKTVLLAHCATQVKTWMDGKHPLVVVYFVRGSTLKELLISVCHQITAGCLDLPHLQAFQSLSQLVEYFTDLLIRTSTSKRPLVLILDGLDQLGHEEDGSCNLTWLPQSLLSNVKLLISTTPKKSATLQTLMALYSKSSLFLELGLKQKRKLTQMLTDLLFDYNRRITSGQQIYVGQALEDCPLMMYVELLHRQVCEWGSETEVTEHSITTGVHNNIGIFLGRLEKKHGTELVSRAMCYLTVSRLGLTEAELTDVLSADNRVLSQYLPCGETPPYKFRVPETAVEGLLIDLRGFLLRRYVAGCKVLFWASRHFPLAVNKLYMNSDEVTQEVHTVLADYFSGRWAYGRAKSLIVSRDTIKQSNSQPAPQIIPEKVYIDRQHPGQPWLIESPLSRFVQVNLRKILELLFQMKAGRRLEELGRTVMSFGFHEAMLKAGRLEELVSELQDASLLVFHQELRLLASIFKDSVCLLLDCPEELPMVIQAKLLPFLDVVPSLECYIKQVFEEGRKNNSLSVVHSSITTVPSTRWMLLDVDPSPVVQVLDVQCNTLLIILQNGSLWAWNEHIPGGFQHIHLSNLEFSGGRSAQDFLLLSTQCGRLFLCHFPGPSCICEVNSESSLPDSHTGRGTRLQVEGFFVSDSILFVWYKDTSHVSMFDINTGAGLPPLCCQSRVSCMSCSPNGLLILCGQDEGKVLLFDVQRKHQLSTCFNPEGGSVISIHFHNENELVCVDSFGSVFVWDMKTISDPKLKKSCCFTEDQDVVLNTEHSHENKALVICKKHQVWLWDTSDWTMEEQFSVPAGKAFTRATLVKGGHLIIASLEDCPFLLVWKTTTGQCVLSLDVGDTQVIKFLKEESTLLAITANGVLTAWGLDLIWRASAISRTGIKVKKIHLEPTGGHFYTADGTELVWRWDMLSGRAGACFKHEGRIKTFALSPDCEHLVSASAVDIYVWRTDTGQNLHRVRGSNPISNLLVTPNSNFVVSLCQRGLSRVWNLNSGHIVCSIHLHLRNAAISAESTFLLGLHKHDLLAISLWSGCTNKKFSCSSKLAVVAFQPLLHHPDYVLVLSSSGYLFTWKVTEETIFQHVQVPHTLLDQPDLFQFSSDGKYVVLSTTGTTINILDTQNGRLCLLEAETPLTLVSMDVAGRYIAYICMPDPTECACDLHCKPTLSVADISNGKKVGRLRLGSFPSTLRLSDELCVYVGFQDGSVGIYAISDMPDSSDIIRRRLRDLGQATQCPYEEPQVWEPLTAHTITFVDPGSEVC
- the LOC111833849 gene encoding NACHT and WD repeat domain-containing protein 2 isoform X1, producing MLGVLDLDITEGFLSGCQEQQRVQPCRRLHHTLLSDRISTYAAFCCLRWKTLQEFPRSPVSKYTCAQTQKVIDPYESPGCQGPPGPRARQQLLEECRVSSAGPFFVVIPFPCSQCIMCSIINLNLLFELSKPCNMFLFFGGGGQALLGQRYGSAGLPTQIEVSEFQAVLWTCQQMALSTKTLERWYRRDDNAIPASFFLQAGEEREEREAAYEDVRMILQTVVTRCVQERILTSEKARKYFTSALESELRFALEDRPLEDVERCFCYVHKIADMNDHGEATGEAESGLVSDPPDQASLNNPLIYLQEQLLPSLAAPRQILIYTSSPDEEDTEARKQYTDVLCQQLYTDLQDIINRTLVRDQAHANDPLFQDLLQQWDLCNVYSRLYKVESPEVQDVKSYLEQSDTKYPLILSGRPCAGKTVLLAHCATQVKTWMDGKHPLVVVYFVRGSTLKELLISVCHQITAGCLDLPHLQAFQSLSQLVEYFTDLLIRTSTSKRPLVLILDGLDQLGHEEDGSCNLTWLPQSLLSNVKLLISTTPKKSATLQTLMALYSKSSLFLELGLKQKRKLTQMLTDLLFDYNRRITSGQQIYVGQALEDCPLMMYVELLHRQVCEWGSETEVTEHSITTGVHNNIGIFLGRLEKKHGTELVSRAMCYLTVSRLGLTEAELTDVLSADNRVLSQYLPCGETPPYKFRVPETAVEGLLIDLRGFLLRRYVAGCKVLFWASRHFPLAVNKLYMNSDEVTQEVHTVLADYFSGRWAYGRAKSLIVSRDTIKQSNSQPAPQIIPEKVYIDRQHPGQPWLIESPLSRFVQVNLRKILELLFQMKAGRRLEELGRTVMSFGFHEAMLKAGRLEELVSELQDASLLVFHQELRLLASIFKDSVCLLLDCPEELPMVIQAKLLPFLDVVPSLECYIKQVFEEGRKNNSLSVVHSSITTVPSTRWMLLDVDPSPVVQVLDVQCNTLLIILQNGSLWAWNEHIPGGFQHIHLSNLEFSGGRSAQDFLLLSTQCGRLFLCHFPGPSCICEVNSESSLPDSHTGRGTRLQVEGFFVSDSILFVWYKDTSHVSMFDINTGAGLPPLCCQSRVSCMSCSPNGLLILCGQDEGKVLLFDVQRKHQLSTCFNPEGGSVISIHFHNENELVCVDSFGSVFVWDMKTISDPKLKKSCCFTEDQDVVLNTEHSHENKALVICKKHQVWLWDTSDWTMEEQFSVPAGKAFTRATLVKGGHLIIASLEDCPFLLVWKTTTGQCVLSLDVGDTQVIKFLKEESTLLAITANGVLTAWGLDLIWRASAISRTGIKVKKIHLEPTGGHFYTADGTELVWRWDMLSGRAGACFKHEGRIKTFALSPDCEHLVSASAVDIYVWRTDTGQNLHRVRGSNPISNLLVTPNSNFVVSLCQRGLSRVWNLNSGHIVCSIHLHLRNAAISAESTFLLGLHKHDLLAISLWSGCTNKKFSCSSKLAVVAFQPLLHHPDYVLVLSSSGYLFTWKVTEETIFQHVQVPHTLLDQPDLFQFSSDGKYVVLSTTGTTINILDTQNGRLCLLEAETPLTLVSMDVAGRYIAYICMPDPTECACDLHCKPTLSVADISNGKKVGRLRLGSFPSTLRLSDELCVYVGFQDGSVGIYAISDMPDSSDIIRRRLRDLGQATQCPYEEPQVWEPLTAHTITFVDPGSEVC
- the LOC111833849 gene encoding NACHT and WD repeat domain-containing protein 2 isoform X4, which translates into the protein MENAARISQKSCVKIYLCTNPEDSELERKVLRESVFPRLRDHCLRAHRLDFRVIDPYESPGCQGPPGPRARQQLLEECRVSSAGPFFVALLGQRYGSAGLPTQIEVSEFQAVLWTCQQMALSTKTLERWYRRDDNAIPASFFLQAGEEREEREAAYEDVRMILQTVVTRCVQERILTSEKARKYFTSALESELRFALEDRPLEDVERCFCYVHKIADMNDHGEATGEAESGLVSDPPDQASLNNPLIYLQEQLLPSLAAPRQILIYTSSPDEEDTEARKQYTDVLCQQLYTDLQDIINRTLVRDQAHANDPLFQDLLQQWDLCNVYSRLYKVESPEVQDVKSYLEQSDTKYPLILSGRPCAGKTVLLAHCATQVKTWMDGKHPLVVVYFVRGSTLKELLISVCHQITAGCLDLPHLQAFQSLSQLVEYFTDLLIRTSTSKRPLVLILDGLDQLGHEEDGSCNLTWLPQSLLSNVKLLISTTPKKSATLQTLMALYSKSSLFLELGLKQKRKLTQMLTDLLFDYNRRITSGQQIYVGQALEDCPLMMYVELLHRQVCEWGSETEVTEHSITTGVHNNIGIFLGRLEKKHGTELVSRAMCYLTVSRLGLTEAELTDVLSADNRVLSQYLPCGETPPYKFRVPETAVEGLLIDLRGFLLRRYVAGCKVLFWASRHFPLAVNKLYMNSDEVTQEVHTVLADYFSGRWAYGRAKSLIVSRDTIKQSNSQPAPQIIPEKVYIDRQHPGQPWLIESPLSRFVQVNLRKILELLFQMKAGRRLEELGRTVMSFGFHEAMLKAGRLEELVSELQDASLLVFHQELRLLASIFKDSVCLLLDCPEELPMVIQAKLLPFLDVVPSLECYIKQVFEEGRKNNSLSVVHSSITTVPSTRWMLLDVDPSPVVQVLDVQCNTLLIILQNGSLWAWNEHIPGGFQHIHLSNLEFSGGRSAQDFLLLSTQCGRLFLCHFPGPSCICEVNSESSLPDSHTGRGTRLQVEGFFVSDSILFVWYKDTSHVSMFDINTGAGLPPLCCQSRVSCMSCSPNGLLILCGQDEGKVLLFDVQRKHQLSTCFNPEGGSVISIHFHNENELVCVDSFGSVFVWDMKTISDPKLKKSCCFTEDQDVVLNTEHSHENKALVICKKHQVWLWDTSDWTMEEQFSVPAGKAFTRATLVKGGHLIIASLEDCPFLLVWKTTTGQCVLSLDVGDTQVIKFLKEESTLLAITANGVLTAWGLDLIWRASAISRTGIKVKKIHLEPTGGHFYTADGTELVWRWDMLSGRAGACFKHEGRIKTFALSPDCEHLVSASAVDIYVWRTDTGQNLHRVRGSNPISNLLVTPNSNFVVSLCQRGLSRVWNLNSGHIVCSIHLHLRNAAISAESTFLLGLHKHDLLAISLWSGCTNKKFSCSSKLAVVAFQPLLHHPDYVLVLSSSGYLFTWKVTEETIFQHVQVPHTLLDQPDLFQFSSDGKYVVLSTTGTTINILDTQNGRLCLLEAETPLTLVSMDVAGRYIAYICMPDPTECACDLHCKPTLSVADISNGKKVGRLRLGSFPSTLRLSDELCVYVGFQDGSVGIYAISDMPDSSDIIRRRLRDLGQATQCPYEEPQVWEPLTAHTITFVDPGSEVC
- the LOC111833849 gene encoding NACHT and WD repeat domain-containing protein 2 isoform X2, which gives rise to MENAARISQKSCVKIYLCTNPEDSELERKVLRESVFPRLRDHCLRAHRLDFRVIDPYESPGCQGPPGPRARQQLLEECRVSSAGPFFVVIPFPCSQCIMCSIINLNLLFELSKPCNMFLFFGGGGQALLGQRYGSAGLPTQIEVSEFQAVLWTCQQMALSTKTLERWYRRDDNAIPASFFLQAGEEREEREAAYEDVRMILQTVVTRCVQERILTSEKARKYFTSALESELRFALEDRPLEDVERCFCYVHKIADMNDHGEATGEAESGLVSDPPDQASLNNPLIYLQEQLLPSLAAPRQILIYTSSPDEEDTEARKQYTDVLCQQLYTDLQDIINRTLVRDQAHANDPLFQDLLQQWDLCNVYSRLYKVESPEVQDVKSYLEQSDTKYPLILSGRPCAGKTVLLAHCATQVKTWMDGKHPLVVVYFVRGSTLKELLISVCHQITAGCLDLPHLQAFQSLSQLVEYFTDLLIRTSTSKRPLVLILDGLDQLGHEEDGSCNLTWLPQSLLSNVKLLISTTPKKSATLQTLMALYSKSSLFLELGLKQKRKLTQMLTDLLFDYNRRITSGQQIYVGQALEDCPLMMYVELLHRQVCEWGSETEVTEHSITTGVHNNIGIFLGRLEKKHGTELVSRAMCYLTVSRLGLTEAELTDVLSADNRVLSQYLPCGETPPYKFRVPETAVEGLLIDLRGFLLRRYVAGCKVLFWASRHFPLAVNKLYMNSDEVTQEVHTVLADYFSGRWAYGRAKSLIVSRDTIKQSNSQPAPQIIPEKVYIDRQHPGQPWLIESPLSRFVQVNLRKILELLFQMKAGRRLEELGRTVMSFGFHEAMLKAGRLEELVSELQDASLLVFHQELRLLASIFKDSVCLLLDCPEELPMVIQAKLLPFLDVVPSLECYIKQVFEEGRKNNSLSVVHSSITTVPSTRWMLLDVDPSPVVQVLDVQCNTLLIILQNGSLWAWNEHIPGGFQHIHLSNLEFSGGRSAQDFLLLSTQCGRLFLCHFPGPSCICEVNSESSLPDSHTGRGTRLQVEGFFVSDSILFVWYKDTSHVSMFDINTGAGLPPLCCQSRVSCMSCSPNGLLILCGQDEGKVLLFDVQRKHQLSTCFNPEGGSVISIHFHNENELVCVDSFGSVFVWDMKTISDPKLKKSCCFTEDQDVVLNTEHSHENKALVICKKHQVWLWDTSDWTMEEQFSVPAGKAFTRATLVKGGHLIIASLEDCPFLLVWKTTTGQCVLSLDVGDTQVIKFLKEESTLLAITANGVLTAWGLDLIWRASAISRTGIKVKKIHLEPTGGHFYTADGTELVWRWDMLSGRAGACFKHEGRIKTFALSPDCEHLVSASAVDIYVWRTDTGQNLHRVRGSNPISNLLVTPNSNFVVSLCQRGLSRVWNLNSGHIVCSIHLHLRNAAISAESTFLLGLHKHDLLAISLWSGCTNKKFSCSSKLAVVAFQPLLHHPDYVLVLSSSGYLFTWKVTEETIFQHVQVPHTLLDQPDLFQFSSDGKYVVLSTTGTTINILDTQNGRLCLLEAETPLTLVSMDVAGRYIAYICMPDPTECACDLHCKPTLSVADISNGKKVGRLRLGSFPSTLRLSDELCVYVGFQDGSVGIYAISDMPDSSDIIRRRLRDLGQATQCPYEEPQVWEPLTAHTITFVDPGSEVC